AATCCTACCCGAAATTATAAATCTAGTCCATGAACTTTGAGATTTATGTAAATGAACTTTTAGATGAACTTTTATATGTGTTTAATAAGTCCCTggcaaattcaaaatttatataaataataataattgtttttattagctatagatttaattttgtcttatggcacctttaataatttatattttgtgtgagaaaaattgaaagacgaaagaataaatttataattgtggAAGTTCAGTGACAAGGACTAAATTTATAGTTAAAACTAAAGAACATAGTTGAGAAACAAAAAACTGAACAATGAAAAAACACGAGCTAGGGCCATCGAAAGAGCTCCAATTGTTAAGAGTAAACAAGGAGACATGATACATTGAAAGGAATTATGGTAAGCCTAAACAGACACAATACAAGTCAAATAAATATAACAGCATACCCTAAAGAATTAACAAGCTGAAACAAATGGACATTGCTAATAGACTACAAGAGCATTATTATAACTTGTATTCAACATCAAACCAAAAGAACAGAGCCGTTCGAGCATAAATAACTCGAACGTGCTGTAATGCCAGGTCGTCACCCGTTAGGACAGCCTTGGCACCACCCTCAATACGAGTGTGCGAGACAGAAACGCCATGTGTATAACCTCTGCTCACGGAGGAAGGTAACAACTTATCTGGACATGCTGTACAAACAATGGGGCATGATAGGTAATCCAAAGGGTTTGACTCACACTGGAGGACACATCCATCTATAATCAATCTTCCCTTCCTGTGAAGCAAGCAGCAACCAAGTTCTGCCTTGACTGTTAAGTTAGAAAGTTTACTGGTAGACAGGAACTCCAAAGCACTGTTAAGAAGAAACAGGAAGTCCATAATAAGTTGcctttcaaaattataaatccTCCTTTGGTTCctataaactttcaaaatctCTAGAATGTCCGTCCTTGAACTtccaaaatatctattttagcCCTTCTTAAAGAAAACACATCTATTTTGgtctttttatctttattttgcTTTTAACATATAATTGGCATGGGTTCGAATGTGTGTATTGTATATGCTAACATGGGCTGCCTAATATGAAAGTTGGATGAAGGAATATCAGCTTACAAAATACCAGTAAAGACCAAAATGGTTATGCAATACAGCCAATGATGAAAGAATAGTTAATCAAGAGAAGCCACTAGAAGTAAATACCAAATTCGATTAGAGGACACCAGTGAGCAAAAGCCGAGATGGATGATGTGATAAATGATCTCTTGGAAATGTTAAGAGGGAGAAAACATATAAGATtcacaattacaaattacattATTAGCTATCAGTTATGTACCTCTCTGAACCACGAGTACAGAAAAGTGTCGTCTCCTCAGGAAGCTCGCCTCCACCAATCTGAAAATTTAAGATGAGATAAAATGATggaaaatagtgaaacttaagtTCTGAAAGGAGTCTTTCACCACTTCTACCCCCACACCAAAGACACACACATATTTTGGCTTGACTTCTATCATAAATTAAACCCCAAAAAGAGGTGAAAATC
This DNA window, taken from Benincasa hispida cultivar B227 chromosome 6, ASM972705v1, whole genome shotgun sequence, encodes the following:
- the LOC120079536 gene encoding F-box protein SKIP5, with the translated sequence MSRVVEDQSRVAIVSMEESKQRKWKRKGTSTSSPSINNLDDGCLMHIFSFLSPMPDRYNTALVCHRWRYLACHPRLWLRVERSIKDLSEPGVFPTIEAAVAAARPGDTILIATGGVHSASNIQITKPLCLIGGGELPEETTLFCTRGSESALEFLSTSKLSNLTVKAELGCCLLHRKGRLIIDGCVLQCESNPLDYLSCPIVCTACPDKLLPSSVSRGYTHGVSVSHTRIEGGAKAVLTGDDLALQHVRVIYARTALFFWFDVEYKL